The genomic segment AACTAAACAGTCTAATGCTGCCACAGATGGTGTTAGAGGAAACAggtgggttggaagttttgagcaTGATCCTTTTGTTTGCACTTCAGTGCCACCTGCTCGGTCTGGAGATTCAAAAGATGCTTGGTACCTTTCTTGATACTTCTCGAGTTTGGGAAGTCGAGGGCATGTGATACCCACAATTGGAGGGTATTTtttttaacctggagatttacaggACATCCTTGAAGTAATTTCTCAGGCCTCCTTTTCATGATGAAGTTCAGAGCAGACCGTTTGTTTTGAAAGTCTTGTGTTAGATATGCGATGTGGCCCATTTAACAAAACTGACTTACAGTAACCAGTGGTACTGGTTACTATAAGTCAGGATATTGGCTTGAGAGAAGACACTGATATTGGAGCATCCATCCTGTCAGTGGATTTTGGGATTTGTTGCTAGTGATATTTCTCTAGAGGTTTGAAATGTCTGCTGTACATTGTCCATGTCTCCAATGCAGGCAGCACTAGTGCCCTGCAGGTTGAGCTGTGTTACTTAAATAGCAAAAAGCTACACTGGCACACTAGAGTAAAAATTAAATTTAGTTGACTATGTCAAAGGACACTCCAAATTGTTTCACATTGTGTCCAGTGTAAACCTTGATATTCATGGGACAGTGATGCACAGTGGGAACAGATTGGTAGAGGAATTTTATCTTCTGGACTTTTAGCCTAAAGAATGTTTTGTTGTACTTTGATGAATGTGATGATGATGGTTTGGCCCATGACCATACATATTGTGTGCACTGCAATTCAGTGAGTGAGGTTGGGGATGGTCTTGGTTTTTGACAGGAAAGGTGACAGGCTGAACAGTTTCCTGCTTATCCTGTGGAGAAGCTCTACTCCAGCAGGAAGCTTTAAAGATATGGAGTgaagtgtttagattagattagattccctacagtgtggaaacaggccctttggcccaaccagtccacatcgaccctccgaagagtaacccacccagacccatttccctctgactaatgcacctaacactatgggcaatttagtatagccaattcacctgacctgcacacctttggaattgtgggaggaaaccggagcacctggaggaaacccacgcagacactgggagaatgtgcaaactccatacagacagtcacccgaggctggaattgaacgtgggactctggtgctgtgttggctttgtccttaacatatttgtttgtgggatcttgctgtttcCTATAATTACAGCAAGTGTTGTGGTGCAGAAGATGAAGTGCGTTGGTGTGATGCCAAAGCTTACTTAACTCTACAGTTTAAGTGTCTTTATGCCGATAGTGACTCTGTTAGTGAAGATTTGACTTGCTTATTGTGTAGCAGGGAGAGAATGGTAATGAATTTCAGCAGACAGTCACATTTGAGAGCCAACCTTCCATAATCCATTCTGGAAGATACTCAAGGCTTTTGTGAGGTTGAAGAAGGCCAAATATAAAGTTTGTTGCTGCTGTCTGCTTAGACTTGACTTGTGCCTCTTGGTGAATGGAAATCATATTGACTCGAACAGGTGCTCTTCAATCACTGGTAGGAGGTGATTGGGAATTTTTGCAATGATGTTCCTTGAAGTGGACAGCAGGGAGACCCCTCTTGTTACTGCAATCAGTCTTATCTCCTTTGTTGAAAATGGTCACAGTTATAGCATCTTGAAGATCTGTTAGAATGCTCTCTTCTGAGTTGATGTAGGTGAGGGGTACTACAGCCAGGTCAAATACAGCTTTCCTCTGAGATCCTCACAACGTACTTTCCCTCAGACATTTATAAATTCATTGGAGCAGCATCAAGCATTGCCAAATTTGAAATTCCCTTGCTCAGTATTGTTTTGGAATCAGCCTCTGTCATGACAGGTCCAAGATGTTGGGTGGGCAATAGACATGGAAGCATGGTGTTCAGGCTTTAAAAATAATTGAACATGATACTGAGTCCTGaaagctgcagggtccccaagcagatGAGatattgttcttccagcttgcgctgagccCTGCTGGAGtactgcagcaggcctgagacaCAAATGTTGGCCAGAGAAGTGGCAGGCAACGGGAAGCTCAGGGTAATTTTAAAGGACAGAATGGGGGTGTTTTGCAAAACACTCATCCAGCCTGTGTTTCATCTCCACAATATAGAGGAAATCACATTATTAGTAGCTTAACATCAAAAATGGGGATTCAGGTTTCTGAAAGTGCTGAGAAGCAGTAAGATTGTCAGATGTAAGAATGAACTTCATAACAGTAGGGATGATTTGGCTGAATGATGAAACCGGGGGTGGGATTTAAAGGCGGGAAAAGTTGGGCCACTAAATATCTTTATCTGAGAGAAAGCTAGGGGAAATTTAGGATGGGATTTGTAAATTAAAATGATAGTTTCAAGATAAGGGAAGAAAACAAAATAGATCACAATTATATGATCTTTAGGATCTGGGTGCATGCCAAAGCATTGTACAGTTGATGTTTCTTTTAAAAAGTACAGTCACTGTTATAATTGTAGgaaacagcaagatcccacaaacagaaatatattaaGGACGAAGCCAACTATACGTTAACAATATTGATAGAGGCTAAAATTACTGTTCAAAGGGTTTAAATGGTaaggtttaaaaaaaatgcaatcaTCTGTCTGGATTTTTGATGTAGTAGCATTTTAGTCTGCAGGTAGTGCTCCTCAACTTACCTGTCACTCATGCAATGCTAAATTAATAAAACAGAGACATCTGCCACCACTTAAAAAGATAATGTAGTCCCTGAAAAATATTAAGCATATAATTATTTACATACATTGGAAGTGGTATTTCTAGGGTGTACATATGTCACTTTACAACAGACACAAAATAATTATAAATCATTGAATTTTGCTATTTTTCTAACTAAGTTTGAAACTGACAAAACACATTTCAGCCTACAAAGTTCCCAAATAATTGATGAATGACTTCAGTATAAATTTTTGCTTTCGGAACAAGACCAGCCTGATTTAAAACTCAGAGACAGATTCTGAATGATGCCTCACACCTACAAGTCAGTGTCTGACCTGAGAATGTCACCTGTTGCATCTCAGCTTGACTGAAGTTTGGAAAGTTAGGCAGACACTGATCATACCTTTTAATTATCTCACGGCTGTGACTTGGAATAGATTCTGAATTTGCATCTTAATCGATTAAAACTTGCAGTTCCTTTCTAATTGAGTTCTCCACCAGCCATTTTAGGTTTATTCACTCCACTTACACCAGTTGTATGATCCTTTGATCTCAAACTGTCAGTATGCCCTCTCTCACTATGCCTGACAAAGGAGcatcactctgaaagcttgtgatttcaaataaacttcttggactataatctggtggtgtgatttttgattttgtctatcctagtccaacactggcacctccatatcataacTTCATATATTTGTTGCTTTTGTGATGATTTGGACAAAACAATATACTTTAAAGGTAGTTTAGTATCAGCAAGCTTTGTTGCTGGGGCATTTTGCCTCTTCAAATTTTTCACTTTCCCCTTTAAGACTATGGAGGTCAAATTTCTATCAAATGGTGATAAAATCAGCTCAGTTTAAACTCCAAATGATTTTTCTCTCCCACAGTCGAACTTTGTTCATGCCGGAAAATAGTGATGCAAGACATGAGAGCTACAACACCGCATCCAAAAATCGTTGGTATATAAGTCAGAGTAATACTAAAATGGATAAGTCACTCCACTGCACATATCTGCTTATCCATGCATACTCTTGGTGGACTATATAATGACCAAGAGAGAAACTCTTGCTGGGTATAAATTACCCCAGTCTACCTCAGTAATTTTAATGCATGCACCACTGCTTCAGCTGAGATAATCAAACTAAATGCATATTAATGactaaacctgggatcttgcagGCCATATGGCAAGGCGTATTTAACTTCTAAGCTATCATAAAGcttctaatgattttataaaaacATGCACTTAAGATCGTTGTGATTTGTCGTATGAATCCAAGAAGGCTGAAGTAAGTTAAAAGTGAAGGACATCACATCTTTTGCTGTCTGTGATATGGCTGATTATAATCATCATGCATTGTGCATGACAAAGATTACTGTGCTAACTAATCATGCACTATCCATGATGCCATGGGTCATATATTTTATTTGAAATGAAACATAATCCAAGTCTCTGAGTATAAACAGCTAACTGCTGTAAGAAAGGAACCAGTGTATTTTTGGTTGTTTAGTACATATCTCACCATTTTCATTCGCTTCACCTTTAAGCAATATGTCTTCATCTTCAAATCCTCTCAGATCTTTGATAATAATCTTGTGTGCCTTTTTTGGGAAAAGGTACAAGAGGGTTCAGGCTGTGACTGCTGACCcaaattcctctctctcttaggAAGAAACCTAGATCAGCAATgcctagattacattagaaaactaTGGCTGTTATTGTAATGGGCATCCTATCACATCTGTGGTACAATATAGCAGAGCATTAACAACTTATACCTTCTAGCTATTCCTTCAGTTGGAATTTAATATTGTTGGACAACTTTCTATTGAGCTGGTCACTATTGGAAGATAAACAAATAGACTTGTAAAAGAATGTTTTCCATTTTCATAGCAAGTAGCTGTTCCTGTTTGGAAAACAATATGGAGTTGCAGAGTTGATTTCTTTGAAGTTGGAAGGGGGTGATTTTGATTTTCCCTCTCTGCTTTTTTGTTAACAAATGGTATGTTCCCATACCATATCTTCTCATATAAGCATGGTTGTCAAAGTCCCATGATGACCTATGCTTTATAGTATCAATGTTTTGGTTAAGACTTCAACTCAAATGTCTGATTTATTGCTAATACCAAAATTAGCTGAAACGATCTTCCTGTTATGACTCTGAAGTGGAACTGCATTAGGGTAATGTGGTACTATATCTGTTGAAAACATCATCATCCCCATTAAGTGAAACATTCCATAAAACCAACTTTTAGCTATGTGTAGATTTGATACGATTACTATTAAGCCTTCAACGTTCACGTTTAGCTTGATGTGATATTTGTAATCTGCTCCCTGACCTCCAGAGGTAGGGTTTTAAAAATATCATCTTCTACAATCAGTTGATTTTTGTGGAGGACAACACATTGTCCCAATTCAACTGGAAGTTTATCCAGTTTGTTGACTTTAATGTCCAGAAACTGCAGTTGCCGAAGACGTCCAATTGAAGGAGAGAGGTGAGTTAAATTATTATGTGAGATGTTGAGCACCCGAAGCTTGGTGCAAGAGAAAAGGTTTTCTGGTAATTCGGTCACCTTATTGCATTCTATAGCAAAATGCTGCAGCTCTACGAGCTGGTCTATATCAGGAGGGATCTTGGAGATGTGATTGTGTGAGACATCCAGGAAGAGTAGCTTTGTAAGTTTAAACAAACTTGGAGGCAGGAATTCAATCTTGTTCTTATTCAGATAAAGCATTTCAAGGTTAGCAATTTTGGCAATGTGAACAGGAATTGAAGAGATGTTGTTATGCCACAACCTGAGACAGATGAGCTTGCGAAGGTTTTGGCAACTGGCAAGCTCCTCTGTCGAACTTAGGTTGTTGTCTTTGAGATCCAGTTCCTGTAAGTTGGTCAAGCTGAAGATGGCACTAGGAATTCTTTCCAAATTACAGTGGAGCAGCCTTAAGAGAGTCAGGCAGAAAAGCTTCTTAATGGTTGCAAGAGATGTTATTTTTACACCTTCGTTGTGAATTATCAAGCATAGAAGGTGAGGTGCCATGTCTAAAATTGCAGTTGGCAGCTTAGTTATATTAGTTTTCAGATGCAAAGTGTCTACCTTAGGGAGCTCACGAAACATTTGCAGAGCTGTGGAGATTTTGCTGTCTGTTTGCAGTTGTCCTTCAATATAGAGCTCACGCAAGCTTTTCAAGGTGAATATCCATGGAGGTATTTCATCAGCAATACCAAACCGTACACGTAAAGTTATCAAATTCTCCTTCAAGAATAAAAGTGCCTGCCTTTCCACCTTAACTGAACAATTGTATAACCACATTTCTTTCATCATTTTGAGGTTGGAGATGGCAGCAGAAATGGTAACACCTTTGATGAGTTCCAGCTTTAACACCTCAATCTCAGTCAGGTCATAAACCTGGATTGGAATTCCAGGCATCATGAAGAGGTGCATCTCAACTTTGTTCTCAATGTTTGTGATGAGACGCTGCTTTAGTCGCTCTTGACTCCACTCATGATTCAAATTGAGCTGAAGAAGTTTGTTCTCACTCACATCTGACAAGAACACAGCAAACTTCCTGGCATAAAGTTTGTCGTACTGATCGATAAGATGAAGCAAGAATGCAAAATCGTTTCTTACATCAGGAATATCATCCATCCCAGTCTCAACCCTCACATTTTCAAATGAATACTCTTTTAATTTGTAATAGAGTATCCAGTGCAGTGTGTACAGACATGTGCAACTGTATAAGACAATTGCAGTTATATATACTAAGGATAACATTCGAAACATCCTCCATAAACCATGAATGCAGAAGAAGTCAGTGAATCCTGTGATGTGCAGTGCATCAACGCAGTGAATATTGTTACACATTTGAGGGATGAAAATGCTGATGTAGACGAGGATAACAACACTTTGTACAGCTCGGACAATGGTCTGATTCAAGTACATTGTATAGAGAATGTCTCCCTCTTCTGTGTGGAGGCGGAACTTCTTCACCTTTTCAAACAATGATTTTGCTTGTTCACCTTCTTTCTTATCCAAAATTTTCACTGAGGAGTTGTCCACCATTATACCACCAGCAGCTTTCAAAGCTTGTGAAGAACCTTTAGATAAAAGAGAAACTTTATCTGCTTCATGGATGTCATTGCTGAAAGCCATCTCTTGGGACAATGACTCAGAAGAATCAACTTTCAATGGACTACTAATAGAAGATAACGATTGATCTATATTTGATTCTGAAACTACGGGTATTCTGGGGGTAGACTCCTCATATACTGTTTCTGATAGCGCTTTGGTGGTCCATGGAGAGTCTAGGCATTTCCCAAGCACAGTTATAAAATGTTCAATCTTCGAACTTGTGCCAGGAAATTTGAACCAAAAATTGCTACTGATTAAAAATATCAGAGAATGCAGAAGTACCAGATAAGGGAAATATTTGGAAAACCAAATAACTGCATTATCATAGCACCACTGATTAATAAGGTAATATTGCTGGACATCTAGGCCAGTCTGGAATCCAGTAGCAAACACACTAAAATTGAGCTCCTCCAAAATAGAGTGGTTCCATTGGCGCTCTTGAATGGAGAGACCCTCTGGAACTGGGATACACAGAATCTGCTCACTTGATACCTAGGAAATAACAGATTAAACATTTATTAACTAATTAATTAAGCCAGATCAATTAAATAGTCACCTCGTAGGCCATGTCCTCCTGGCAACAGAACGGCTAATCTTTCCCGCTTCAACTTCATGGGCCCAAGTTACTTACTTTTACTAGGATGTCACTCTTACCCCTAATTTTTGTTTCACCTGCATTACTCCAGCTATAAAGAAGCAAATTATCTAAAGTATTCTGTAGTAAGAGGACATTATTCAGCAATGATCAACTTGTCCAGGGGAGAAGCACAGTAAAATAAAAGTACACTTGAAAATGAACACACTAGTCATACTGGAGCACTGTGCTGAGGTATACAAAACAAGTTGAACCAGTATACATCATTCAGCAGTTTTACTGGTTCTTCCTTCTGGTTAGCTGGAGAAACTATCGATCATGTCCTAACACCCTTGCTGTGATGGAATATTTGACAAATCAGTCATTTTTTTTGTTTCTCCTGCATAAGAAAAGCAAGTGGGCTGTGAAACCATATCCTGCCAAATGGGCTGTGAACACACATTCTGGAAGGTTTTATAAGCCCCTCTTATTATGGTACTCTTAGTCAAAAATAGTGTCTggccctcacagcaccagacctGGGATTCTGTGAAGTATTCTGCACATGTGGAACACCAATTCAGACAGACTGAAACCAGGGTCATATTTTACTGGGAATATTTCTTACATCTCTGACAATTAATGCAGATCATATATAAGATGTTTATCAAGAAGGTACACATTTAAACGTAGAAAACTGCATGTGAGAAAATACCTTTCCTCAAAAAGTGGTTTCAGTTCGGAATGCACTCCTGGAAATGTAGTGGATGCAGTTCCAGTTAAGGCACTCGAGGGCACTAGGTGATtatttctattcaaataatcTAAACATTACAGCCTGGAAACAATCACCTGCACAGAAGAGCAGATTGTCATGGCTCTGGTATCAAGGAGCGTTTAAGGCACAAACACTACATCACAGCAGTAGTGtttttctccttccctcctcctctaaccaaaaaaaaagggTTGATAGAGAGATATGCTATAACAAAATTATTGTTGGTAGTATGTTGTAAGAATTTGTCTCGAGAGGCTTCAGAGAGTAGCAGCTCAGCAAAAAGTACAGATAAGCTTAGGTAAAATCCTTTTAATTTTCCTCTTTAGTCTTACAgcagttgagatggcagttagggcagttgcttgTTCCTCCTGCAGGAGTTGGGAGCACAGGGAGACTTCCATCCTCCCTGATGACTAcacctgtgggaagtgcaccGAGCTGCAACTCCTGGGAGACTGTGTTAGGGTGCTGAAGCTGAATGCACTTCGGATCTTCTGAGATGTTGAGGGCTTCACTGATAAGAGTttcagtgaggtggtcacacctaaAGGTGCAGACATAGAGTAGGAGTTGAAAagtgtagagctggaaaagcacagcaggtcaggcagcatccgacaagcagaagagttgatgtttcaggcagaagtccttcatcaggaatgccctttATCCTAGTTGCAGGCAGGGAGTAGCTGGATGACAACCAGGAAatgcaaagggagtaggcagagagtacaGGAATCCCCTGCGACCATTCCCCTTAaaaataagtataccgttttggatactgttgcagggaagactgttcaggggaaagcagcagtagtcaGGTCAGTgcactgtgatactggggcatAGCGGGAAAGGGCAAAGTTAAGTAGGACGTTAGTGACAGGAGACTCAATAATTAGGGGGTCAGACAGGAGATtctatggctgcaaatgggaatccaagatgatgtgTTACCTCTGGGGTACCAGATTCCAGGATGTCATGGAGTggttgcagaatgttctcaaaggtaagcagccagaagtcaGTGTGAACATTCGCACAAATGTCACAGGTAGAAATAGAGATGAGGTCCTATGGAGTTATTGAGAGCAAGTTTTAAAATCAGGACCTCGTCGGTGGTAATCTCTGGATGACTTCcaatgccatgtgctagtgagggtaagaacagaaggatatggcagatgaatgcatggctaaaaaattggtgcagggggcaaggattcagatttttagatcattgtgattttt from the Chiloscyllium punctatum isolate Juve2018m chromosome 46, sChiPun1.3, whole genome shotgun sequence genome contains:
- the LOC140467910 gene encoding volume-regulated anion channel subunit LRRC8C-like; translation: MIPVTELSYFGEQDPAFKILKPWWDVFAEYLTLLMVLVSMFGGALQVSSEQILCIPVPEGLSIQERQWNHSILEELNFSVFATGFQTGLDVQQYYLINQWCYDNAVIWFSKYFPYLVLLHSLIFLISSNFWFKFPGTSSKIEHFITVLGKCLDSPWTTKALSETVYEDPLKVDSSESLSQEMAFSNDIHEADKVSLLSKGSSQALKAAGGIMVDNSSVKILDKKEGEQAKSLFEKVKKFRLHTEEGDILYTMYLNQTIVRAVQSVVILVYISIFIPQMCNNIHCVDALHITGFTDFFCIHGLWRMFRMLSLVYITAIVLYSCTCLYTLHWILYYKLKEYSFENVRVETGMDDIPDVRNDFAFLLHLIDQYDKLYARKFAVFLSDVSENKLLQLNLNHEWSQERLKQRLITNIENKVEMHLFMMPGIPIQVYDLTEIEVLKLELIKGVTISAAISNLKMMKEMWLYNCSVKVERQALLFLKENLITLRVRFGIADEIPPWIFTLKSLRELYIEGQLQTDSKISTALQMFRELPKVDTLHLKTNITKLPTAILDMAPHLLCLIIHNEGVKITSLATIKKLFCLTLLRLLHCNLERIPSAIFSLTNLQELDLKDNNLSSTEELASCQNLRKLICLRLWHNNISSIPVHIAKIANLEMLYLNKNKIEFLPPSLFKLTKLLFLDVSHNHISKIPPDIDQLVELQHFAIECNKVTELPENLFSCTKLRVLNISHNNLTHLSPSIGRLRQLQFLDIKVNKLDKLPVELGQCVVLHKNQLIVEDDIFKTLPLEVREQITNITSS